A region of the bacterium genome:
TAGGCAAAACCTCCATAAAAAGGTTGCCTGTATATTACCATAACAGCTACCCTGAACCCAATAAAACCAAGCATTTGGGCAACAGGCCGGCCTGTCCCCAAGGGTTCTCGATACACCGTTACAGGTTTTTCCTATCCCCTGTATCCCCTTCATCCCTGTTAAATCGAACGCTTTTACAGGAACTGCGACATTTCTCCTGCGTGCGGCGTCCTGCGTGCTGTGTACTCATCTAACCAGCGACAGCGGGTTTATAAAGGGATGGCCGCTGGCTGGCAAAATGACACGCCGCAGTGTGCCCCGATACCAGTTCCCGCAGCTCAGGCTCATGGTCCTTACAGAGCTGCTCCGCGTAGGGACAGCGGGTGTGAAATCGGCACCCGGAGGGAGGGTTGATGGGGCTTGGGACATCCCCTTTAAGGATGGTATGGGTTATCACCCGGTGGGGATCCGGCACCGGAGCGGCGCCCAGGAGGGCTTGAGTGTAAGGGTGAAGGGGGTTGTTGTAAAGGGTCTTTTTATCGCACAGTTCCACGATCTTACCAAGATACATCACCGCCACCCGATCCGAAATATGTTCCACAACAGAAAGGTCGTGGGAGATGAACAGGTAGGTGAGGTTGAACTCATCCTGCAGGTCCTGGAGCAGGTTGATCACCTGGGCCTGGATGGAGACGTCCAGCGCCGACACCGCCTCGTCGCAGATGATGAGTTTGGGATTTAGCGCCAGGGCCCTTGCCACGCCGATGCGCTGCCTTTGCCCGCCCGAGAACTGGTGGGGGTAGCGGCGCATGTGCTCACGGCGGAGGCCCACCACCTCCAGGAGTTTCTGGACACGATCCTCCCTTTCAGCCCTGCTCTTCACACCATGGACCACCAGGGGCTCTCCGATGATGTGGGCCACGCTTTTTCGAGGGTTGAGAGACGAGAATGGGTCCTGGAAGATGATCTGCATCTCCTCGCGCATGGACCTCATCTTTTCCGGCCCGTAGGCGAGGATATCCTCTCCCTCGAAAAGCACCTGACCGGAAGTAGGCTCTTCCAGCCTCAGGATAAGCCGGCCCAGGGTGGACTTGCCGCACCCCGACTCACCCACCAGCCCCAGGGTCTCCCCCGGCTGTATGGACAGGCTCACGCCGTCCACCGCGTGGACTCGGGCCATTTCACGCAGGAGTACGCCGCCCTTGACGGGGAAGTGCTTAACGAGGTCGCGTATTTCAACTAAAGGCGTATTCATAATTCCAAATTTCTGATTCCAAAGGTTGATAGAGTCGCAAAAAGTCCAATCCGGGACTTTTCGCTCCACGGAAAGGGAAAAGCATCGTTTTCCCTTTCCTTACAAATCAATGACTTACGGAGTGAGTCATTGATTTGGGCGCCCCGCGCGGGGCGCATTGATGACTTTTTGCGAAGTCATCAAAGGTTAAGGTGAACCGTGAAGAGTGAACGGTGAACCGGAAAAACTAACGCGGTTCATTGTTCACCATTTACTGTTCACGATTCACTGTTCACTGTTCACAGATTCTCAATTATTATAATTCCAGCACCTCACAAAATGTCCTGGATCTACCTCTATCATGGCAGGCAGCTTCTGTTCGCAGTCCGGTCTCACCTCCGGACACCGGTCGTAATAAGGACACCCCTCGGGAATATTGAACAGCGACGGAACGACCCCGGGGATGGTGGTGAGTCGCTCCTTTCCTTTGCTCAAAGCCGGTACGCTGGTCATAAGTCCCACTGTATAGGGGTGCTTCGGATTGTCGAACAGGTCGGTGACCGCGGCGTATTCCATCATTTTACCGGCGTACATGACCGCCACCCTCTGAGCCATCTCGGCGATGACGCTCAGGTCGTGGGTGATGAACAAAATGGAGGCGCCTGTTTTTTCCTTGAGATCGTTCATGAGGACCAGGATCTGGGCCTGGATGGTGACATCCAGGGCAGTGGTGGGTTCGTCGGCGATCATGAGCCTGGGGTTGCAGGCCAGGGCCATTGCGATCATAACCCGTTGGCGCATCCCCCCGCTCATCTTGTGAGGATGGTCTTTCACCCTTGTCCCCGGGTCCGGGATCCCCACCTGGCCGAACACCTCAACCACCTTCTCCATGGCCTCCCGGCGCTTTAACTTCTGGTGAAGCTCAATAACCTCGGCTACCTGGTCCCCCACCGTGTAGACAGGGTTAAGAGAACTCATGGGCTCCTGGAATATCATGGAGATACGGTTGCCCCGGATGCCCCTCATCTGTTTTTCGGTAAGCTTGAGAAGATCTACATCATCAAAGAGGATCTGCCCCCCGGAGATCCTTCCCGGCGGCTGGGGAACGAGGCGCATGATGGCCGAAGCCGTCACGCTCTTGCCGCATCCGGACTCCCCCACCAGACCCAGGGTCTCCCCCTGGGCGATGGTGAAGCTCACGTCGTCCACGGCACGGAGTGTGACACCCCGGACTTCGAACTGGACTTCGAGATTTTTTACATCAATTAAAGGGTTCACTGTCATGATCTCAAATCTCAGATCTCATATCTCAAAAAGGAACCTTAATAAATCTGGCCTCTCGCCCGCTCATCACGCCTAAGGCGTGATGAGCTCAAGACGCAGGACACAGAGAAGAACCTAAAGGAAATTAAATGGGTTTATTTTTCCTCTGCGAGCCCTGTGGCTCCCGCCATCGCCAGATATTATAGCGGGACAAGCTGCGTACCCTGCGGTAAATCAGCTCTTGATTTTTCGCCCAGTCGCTCAGTCTCCAAGTCGATGCGTTTTGTCGTCGGCTCTTTCCCCGTGTCTCCGCGTCACCGTATCCCCGTATCAAACGGTTTTCCCGCATTCACGCACACACACTCACGCACGCACGCACGAGCGGTCTTCAGTCCCTCAACCGTGGATCCAATGCATCGCGCAATCCATCCCCCAGCAGGTTGAATCCCAGCACTCCAAAGAGGATGGCGATACCCGGGAAGGTCATGACCCACCATGCCCTTAGGATCATGGAGCGGCCCATGGCAATCATGGCACCCCACTCAGGGATGGGCGGCTGTGCGCCCAGCCCCAGGAAGCTTAAACCCGCCGCGTCTAAAATAGCGGAGCCGAACCCCAGGGAAGCCTGAACGATAATAGGCGCCATGCAGTTGGGCAAAACTGTGTTGAAAAGGATGCGGCGGTTCCTTGCCCCTACGGCCCTTGCCGCCAACACATAATCCTTCTCGTTCTCTTCCAGAACGGAAGCCCGCACGATACGGGCGAAACGAGGGATACTGATGACCCCGATGGCTATCATGGCGTTTCTAAGGCCCGGCCCCAGGTAGGCTACAATGACGATGGCCAGAAGGATGCCTGGAAAAGCAAGGATAATGTCCATGATGCGCATAATGACGTTGTCGAGCCACCCCCCGAAGTACCCCGCAATTGCCCCGAATAAGGTCCCGAGGATGAGGGCGATCCCCACGCTGACAAGGCCCACAATGAGGGACACCCTGGCTCCGAAAATGAGACGTGAAAGCATGTCGCGTCCCAGGTCATCAGTGCCCAGGATGTTTTTCCCGGAGCCTCCATCCTCCCACATGGGCGGAATGAGCTGATCGTAAAGAGCGTTCTCCACTGGAGAATGAGGTGAGATCAAGGGAGCGAACAGGGCCAGGAATACGAAAACGGAGATGATAACAAGCCCCGCCACACCCGTTTTATTTTTGAGCAGCTTTTCCAGCTGATCAAAGAAGGGATGACGCGTTTCGGAATCTGTCCACCTGTTAAGTAGTTTGATCATGGCCGGGCCTATTTCACCGAAATTCTTGGATTGATGACAGCGTAAAGGATATCAACCAGAGTGTTGACCACAACGAAAACGGTTGCCACCAGCATGGTGCCACCCTGTATAACCATATAGTCTCTCTTGACCACTCCCTCGTAGATCCACTTGCCCACCCCGGGCCAGGAGAATACATGCTCGGTCAGGATGGCCCCCCCCAGGAGGATCCCGAACTGCAGGCCGATGACGGTGATCACCGGAATGAGACTGTTTCTAAGGGCGTGCTTGAGCACCACTTTAGTCTCACTCAACCCCTTGGCCCGGGCCGTCTTGATGTAATCCTGGCGCAGGACCTCCAGCATGGAGGAGCGGGTCATGCGGGCTATGATGGCCATGGGGATGGTTGAAAGGGCGACAGCAGGAAGAGCCAGATGTTGGAGGACATCCCAGAAGGCCTTCCAGTTACGGGTGATAATGGCGTCGAGCACGTAAAAGTTGGTGATGACTTCCAGTTCCGTGTTCACTCCAATGCGTCCTGAAACGGGGAACCACCCCAGATGGAGGGAGAACACGAGCATGAGCATGAGCCCCAGCCAGAACACCGGCATACTGACCCCTATGAGGGAGCCAACCATGCTCAGGTAATCGAAAATGGAGTACTGTCTCGACGCCGACACGATCCCCAGAGTGACCCCGAAGAGACATGCCAGAAACAGAGCGGCCAGGCTCAATTCAATTGTGGCGGGGAAACGTTCCTTGATCTCCACGATGACCTTCTGGCGGGTCCAGATCGTCTCCCCCAGGTCGAACTTGATCAGCCTCTTGAGGAATAATCCATACTGGACGTGAAGGGGTTCGTTGAGACCAAGGTACTCCCGCATGGCCTCCAGGGATTCCACCGTGGCCCGCTCCCCCAGGAGCAGCTCAGCCGGATCGCCTGGTGTGATGGACAGGAGGAGGAACACAACGATGGAGACACCCAGGAGGGTGGGGATGATGGTGAGGCTGCGGCGAATGATGAAACCGAGCATGGCTCCTCGCTACGACAGCTTCGCCCGGAGCTCGGGCAGTCCAAAGTCCAATGTCCAACGTCCAAAGTAAAAACCGGTCTTGAAACTGAAACTTGAATTTCGAATTGTCTTAACCATCATAGCCCAGGTACCAAAGCACTACCAAGCCTGAAGGCAAAAAAAGGGAGGGGGAAATACTCCCCCTCCCTTTTTCGTTCAGGCCGTTAGTTCTTCCACACGTTCTTCATGCGGACAGAAGCGGTGGGGTGAAGTTTGAAGTTCATGACGTTATTGCGCATGGGCCAGATAACGGTGGAGTGAGCTACCGTGAGGACCGCCACATCATCGAACATGACCTGCTGGGCCTCTTTGTAGATCTGGGCCCGCTTGGCCTGATCAATGGTAGTCTTACCCATGAGCATGAGCTCGTGATAGCGCTCGCTCTTATACTGGGTCCGGATCGCCGGGGAGGCCAGGCCGTCGAAGAGCACTGCCAGGAAGTTGTCGGGGTCGCCGTTGTCACCGGTCCAGCCCAGTTGGAACAGATCCATGTCTTCCGGCTGCTCCCGCTGGCGCTTCAGGTAGGTTCCCCAGTCGTAGCTGGTGACGTTGGCCATGATCCCGATCTTGGCAAGGTCGCCGATCATGGCGATACCCACCTTCAGGCCTTCCGGGTTGTAAGGCCTTGGAACAGGCATGGACCAGAGTTTGATCTCAGGAAGCCCCTTGCCCTCCGGATACCCGGCCTCAGCCAGCTCCTTCTTGGCCAGTTCCACATCATAGGCGTAGCCTGGGACGTCGTCGTTATAACCCCACATGGTGGGCGGGATGCCGTTCTTGGCCAGCTGTCCCATCCCCTGGTAGATATTGTCAACAATAGCCTGGCGATTGATAGCGTGGGCCACCGCCCTGCGCAGGTGGATGTTCTGCCACAGCGCCTTGGTATGGTTAAAGCCGAGGTAACCTACGTTCATTCCAGGCTGCTCCACAAGCTTGATGTTCTCGTCCTTCCTGGCCATATCTATGTCAGCCGGGTTGGGGAACTGGCAAATATCGATGTTGCCCACTTTGAGCTCTAAAAACCGAACCGAATTCTCGGGAATGGCCCGGAAGACCACCTTGTCGAGATACGGCCCGCCGTTGGACTTGTCCCAGTAATCGGCAAACTTCTCAAGAGTGATGCTGTCGTCAGCCACCCACTTGACGAACTTGAAGGGACCGGTGCCCACCGGGTTACGCACGTAGGCCTTGGGGTCCTTTAAAAATGCCGTGGGGCTGATGATGCTGGCAAAGTCCATCCCCACATTGGCGATAAAGGGAGCTTCCACCCTCTTGAGGTTGAACACGACAGTGTACTCACCGGTGGCCTCGATAGAGTCCACCGTGTCGTCCATCTCCATGGACACCCAGTACTCAGGCGGCCTCTCCTGCGGCGGAACATCAAACCCATCGCCGAAGAACTTGAGGTTTCGATCCTTCATCATGCGGCCGATGGAGAAGACCACAGCGTTGGCGTTAAAGGGGGTCCCGTCGTGGAATTTCACACCTTCCCGCAGCTGGAATGTGTAGGTCTTGCCATCCTCAGCGATCACCCACGACTTGGCCAGCCCCGGTTCGACGTCGGTGGTTTCGTCCTTGTAGGCGACAAGCTGCTCGTAGACATTGTCGCACACCATGAAGGAGTTCCCGTCCGTCTCGTAGGCCGGGTCCAGGCCCACCGAGTCGCCGCCCCTGCCGAAAACAATGGTCCCGCCTTCTTTTGGTCCATCTGCGGAAGTCGCCATGGGCGTCTCCTGCTTGGGAGCCTCTTCTTTCTTCGCGCAGCCTCCGAACACGAAGGCCATGCAAAGGACCAGGGTAAATACCAACATTCTCCTAGGCATACATCCTCCCTCCTGCTTCATGGTAGTTAGTCAAATAGACCACCCTGCGACACACAACCGCACCATGCCGCCAACGACTCTGAAATATATTAGCTGCAATCTCCCCACCGGAAGGTTCAGGCATATTACTTACATTCCAGTATAACCGATGATAGGCCTTGTTAAAGTTTTTTTTCAAAGATGAAGAAAGAAAATAGCGGTGCGGGTAAGGGCAGTCCAAAACCCAAAGTCCAAAGGAGAAGCAGGGCAAAGTGCGTAAGTACAGGAGTCAGGAGCCGGGAGCCAGGAGAAGATCAAAAGCTTTAACGCAGGGTTACGCCCTTCGACAAGCTCAGGGCAGGCAGTTTAGCTATTTGAAGGCCGCACCGCAGGGTTTCGCAGGGTAAAATCAGAATCTGGGTTAAAATCGTTTGTCATTCCGGGCCATATATTAACCCTGCTTCCTTATTTTTCCTCCCCCTTGAGGGGGGAGGACCGAGGTGGGGGTGAAAGTAACTGACCAGGAATCCAGCTGAGTTTGTCATTGCGAGGCCAAAGATTGAGCCGAAGCAATCAATTATCGGGATTGCTTCACATGGCTCACAGTTCGCAATGACAAACACACCTTGAATCCTGGTTAAACCCAGATGTTATTTTCAGAATGAAAATATAGTTGACTTACGCATAACTTACGCATATCCTTAAATCAGGGAGACAGAAGCCAGGAGCCAGAATTAATGAAACTTCTGGGTCCGGTGGCACGGCTGAAGGTTTTCTTCTGGCTACTGGCTGCTGACTCCTGAATTCTTTTTTGGAGGTACCCATGACCCCTTTAACCCCCAAACAGAAAAAGTTCCTCGACTTCGTCATCGAGCACACGGAGCGGGAAGGATACTCCCCTTCCCAGACCGAGATCGCCCGCGCTCTGGGGTTCAAATCCCTGGGCACGGTTCAGAATTATCTGACCCGCCTGGAGCGAGAGGGGTTCATAGAAAAGGACTGGAACGCGCGCCGCAGCATCAGGGTACTACTTCCCGAAGGTTACGGGTTCCAGCTTCCTCTTGCGGGTATCGTCTCGGCGGGCAGCCCCATAGAGGCCATCGAAACTTCTGACACCATCCCGGTGCCCCCAACCATGGCCGATGAGGGGAACTTCGTTCTGCGGGTTGAGGGGAACTCCATGGTAGAGGATGGGATCCTGAATGGGGACTACGTTGTAGTCCGTAAACAGAGCTACGCCGAAAGAGGACAGACGGTAGTGGCTCTCATTGACAACGAAGCCACCGTCAAACGTTTTTACAAAAAGATCGACCGCATCGAACTGCACCCCGCCAACGCGGCTATGAAGCCGATCATTGTTGAGAAGACGGCAGAGTTCTCCATTCTCGGGGTGGTCGTTGGAGTCATACGTTACTTGAAGTGAAGATCGACCTGAAACGGTGAAATCACGCCTTTGGCGTGACAAGCTGAGTATGGGGGAGAAACGGAGAAAACCCGCTCGACGGCGATTTGTTGATCTATTTATGACAAGCCCTTTAAACGCGAAGCACATAATTTCAGCAGGATATTAATTGAGCTATACGAAGGACAGTATGAATGGATTTGAAGTGAGCGTCTGGTTTTTCCCCGACACCCCGTTTCCCCGATACCCCGTTTCGTAAAATGTCTCGGCGCAGGATTCCCAGGACAAATCTATGGACCGAGACATTTTACACATTTTCATTCCTGCGTTTCCCATAGCATTAGCCCGCGTTTCCGACCCTTCTCTTCGCAGCCGCCCCATAGCAGTAGCCCCGGGCCATTCCGAGCGAGCACTCATCCAGCACCTTTCCATAGAAGCTCGCTCCGAGGGGTTGTTAGAGGGGATGCCCCTTTTCAAAGCCAGGCGCATGTGTCCGTCTCTCATCATCCTCCCCCCCGACCCGAGAAGGGTTTCAAGCGGCAACCGAGCTCTCGCCAAGCTGACACGGGAATACTCACCTGTCTGGGAACCTTCCTCAACAGGACGAATATATCTTGACCTCACCGGCTCAGCCCGCCTGTTCGGCCCGGGTCGTGACGCGGCTCTCAAACTGGAGCGGGATCTCACCAAACGCTTGAACCTCACCGGCTGGGTCGGAGTGGCCGGGAACAAACTGGTGTCCAGGATCGCGGCGGGATATCTTCCCAAACCAGGCGTCTGTGATGTCCTGCGCGGAAGCGAGGCCGGATTCATCGCCCCCCTGCCGGTAACGGTCATTCCCGGTATAGGAGAGATCCGGCAGCGGATCCTGCTGGGCGATCTTAACCTCAGCCTCGTCGGACAGATCGCCTCCCTCACCCTGCCCCAGCTTTCTCTTCCCTTCGGCTCCTTCGCGCCGCTGCTTTTTCACAGGGCAAGAGGGATCGACCCCTCTTTGGTCCTGCCCCCTCGCCGGACCCCGAAAGTATCCCGCGAGAGCCTCCTCCATGAGGGTGTGAATGACGACACTATCCTTCTTGCGGAACTGTATCGCCTGGTGGAGGAGTGCGGACTGTGCCTGCGAAGCAAAGAAAAAGCCGCCACCAGACTTACCCTTACCATCACTCATTCTGACGGCCTGTCCAGGCAAAGGACCATCTCTCTCAAGGATCCCGTCCACCGGGACGCACAGATCTTCCCTCTTGTGGAAAGGCTCTTCGGTGAGGCCAGTATGCGACGGGTGGGCATCAAGTGGATGTGTCTTGTGTGCGAAGGTCTTACCGAACCCAGGGGCCAGTTAGAGATGTTCGCGGGCACGGAAGAATCAGGCATGGAAGGCACCCTCCAGGACGCCATGGACGCGGTCAGGGGAAGATACGGGCTTTCGGCAGTCAAACTCGGCAGAACGATGACTGCCGAAAGAGTGCAAAGTGCAGAGTTCTGAACTTCAAACCTCAAACTTCAAACCTCAAACACAAAGTCGGTTATGATCACCATGACCGACTTCGTCCCCCTTCACGTCCACTCCTCCTTTTCCCCGGCATGGGGGCTTCACCATCCCGAGAAGCTGTGCCTTGCAGCCAGGAAGATGGGTATTAGCCGCATGGCGCTGACAGACCGTAACGGCTTGTACGGAATACCGCACTTTATCCAGTGTGCACGGGAAGCGGGGATCGAACCTGTCATCGGGACTGAAACTGTCACCGAAAAACATCGCGCGGTGCTACTCGTCCGGGATCAGACCGGATATGAGAACCTGTGCCGCCTTCTGTCCGACCTTCACTGTCGGGAAGATTTCGATCTCCCATCAAGCATCGCCCGGCATCGTGACGGGTTGTGCGTTCTCACTGACGATGCCAGAGTCCTGAGGTTTCTGAAGAAAATTTCACCGGAAGATCTTTTCGTGGAGCTCTCGCCTGGGCACCAGATGCACCGCGCCCTGGCCCTGGCCCGCGACACAGGTCTTCCCCCTGTGGCCACAACAAGAGCCCTTCTTCTGAAGCTGGAGGACCACGCCCTGCACCAGGTGCTCCGGGCCATCCATCTGAACACCAGGCTGTCTCGACTGGCACCCGCAGACACCGCCGGTGAAAGAGATCTCCTCCTCACCCCGGAGCGTGTCGCTAACCACTTTCCCCATTGTCCCGAGGCCGTGGAAAACACGATCCTGGTTTCGGATCACTGCCGAACCGACTGGAACTACTCCGGCTTTGTCTTTCCTTCCTTTGATGGAATGGGGAATGCAGAGGCTTATGAAACCCTTCGTCAAAGGGCACTTGCGGGAGCTGTGTGGCGCTATGGCCGGATCACCTCAAAACTGCAGCAGCGTTTTGACAAAGAGCTTTTTCTCATCCGGGATAAGGGCTTTGCACACTACTTTCTGGTGGTGGAGGAACTGGCAAAGCGCTCAGAGCACACCTGCGGACGGGGCAGCGCCGCAGCATCCCTGGTAGCCTACTGCCTCGGGATCACCCACGTTGATCCCATGAAGCACAACCTGTTTTTCGAACGATTCCTCAACGAGGGACGACTGGACCCGCCGGACATTGACGTGGATTTTCCGTGGGACGAACGGGATGAGATCCTGGATTACGCCTTCGCCCGCTACGGATCCAGGCGTACCGCCATGGTGGCCAACCAGGTGAGTTTTCGTGCCCGAGGTGCGGTGCGTGAGGTCGCCAAGGTGTTCGGTATTCCCGCAGCGGACATCAAGGCTTTTACTCATCGTCTTTCCGGATTCGGGCGTGCTGTAAAAACAGGGGACAGGGTCCACAACCACCCCCTTTTCTCCGGGGAGAAACTCGACGAACGGTGGCAGGAGATCATAAACATAGCATCAAAACTCGACGGCCAGCTTCGCCACCTCTCCCTTCACTGCGGGGGGCTGATTGTGGTTCCTGATGAGATCCGGCGCTACGTGCCCGTACAGGTTTCTGCAAAGGGACTGCCTGTCATCCAGTGGGAGAAAGATCAAACCGAAAACGCCGGCCTGGTCAAGATCGACATCCTGGGGAACCGATCCCTGGCTGTCATCCGCG
Encoded here:
- a CDS encoding ABC transporter substrate-binding protein, which produces MPRRMLVFTLVLCMAFVFGGCAKKEEAPKQETPMATSADGPKEGGTIVFGRGGDSVGLDPAYETDGNSFMVCDNVYEQLVAYKDETTDVEPGLAKSWVIAEDGKTYTFQLREGVKFHDGTPFNANAVVFSIGRMMKDRNLKFFGDGFDVPPQERPPEYWVSMEMDDTVDSIEATGEYTVVFNLKRVEAPFIANVGMDFASIISPTAFLKDPKAYVRNPVGTGPFKFVKWVADDSITLEKFADYWDKSNGGPYLDKVVFRAIPENSVRFLELKVGNIDICQFPNPADIDMARKDENIKLVEQPGMNVGYLGFNHTKALWQNIHLRRAVAHAINRQAIVDNIYQGMGQLAKNGIPPTMWGYNDDVPGYAYDVELAKKELAEAGYPEGKGLPEIKLWSMPVPRPYNPEGLKVGIAMIGDLAKIGIMANVTSYDWGTYLKRQREQPEDMDLFQLGWTGDNGDPDNFLAVLFDGLASPAIRTQYKSERYHELMLMGKTTIDQAKRAQIYKEAQQVMFDDVAVLTVAHSTVIWPMRNNVMNFKLHPTASVRMKNVWKN
- a CDS encoding ABC transporter permease, whose translation is MLGFIIRRSLTIIPTLLGVSIVVFLLLSITPGDPAELLLGERATVESLEAMREYLGLNEPLHVQYGLFLKRLIKFDLGETIWTRQKVIVEIKERFPATIELSLAALFLACLFGVTLGIVSASRQYSIFDYLSMVGSLIGVSMPVFWLGLMLMLVFSLHLGWFPVSGRIGVNTELEVITNFYVLDAIITRNWKAFWDVLQHLALPAVALSTIPMAIIARMTRSSMLEVLRQDYIKTARAKGLSETKVVLKHALRNSLIPVITVIGLQFGILLGGAILTEHVFSWPGVGKWIYEGVVKRDYMVIQGGTMLVATVFVVVNTLVDILYAVINPRISVK
- a CDS encoding dipeptide ABC transporter ATP-binding protein, whose amino-acid sequence is MNTPLVEIRDLVKHFPVKGGVLLREMARVHAVDGVSLSIQPGETLGLVGESGCGKSTLGRLILRLEEPTSGQVLFEGEDILAYGPEKMRSMREEMQIIFQDPFSSLNPRKSVAHIIGEPLVVHGVKSRAEREDRVQKLLEVVGLRREHMRRYPHQFSGGQRQRIGVARALALNPKLIICDEAVSALDVSIQAQVINLLQDLQDEFNLTYLFISHDLSVVEHISDRVAVMYLGKIVELCDKKTLYNNPLHPYTQALLGAAPVPDPHRVITHTILKGDVPSPINPPSGCRFHTRCPYAEQLCKDHEPELRELVSGHTAACHFASQRPSLYKPAVAG
- a CDS encoding DNA polymerase IV produces the protein MDRDILHIFIPAFPIALARVSDPSLRSRPIAVAPGHSERALIQHLSIEARSEGLLEGMPLFKARRMCPSLIILPPDPRRVSSGNRALAKLTREYSPVWEPSSTGRIYLDLTGSARLFGPGRDAALKLERDLTKRLNLTGWVGVAGNKLVSRIAAGYLPKPGVCDVLRGSEAGFIAPLPVTVIPGIGEIRQRILLGDLNLSLVGQIASLTLPQLSLPFGSFAPLLFHRARGIDPSLVLPPRRTPKVSRESLLHEGVNDDTILLAELYRLVEECGLCLRSKEKAATRLTLTITHSDGLSRQRTISLKDPVHRDAQIFPLVERLFGEASMRRVGIKWMCLVCEGLTEPRGQLEMFAGTEESGMEGTLQDAMDAVRGRYGLSAVKLGRTMTAERVQSAEF
- a CDS encoding ABC transporter ATP-binding protein: MTVNPLIDVKNLEVQFEVRGVTLRAVDDVSFTIAQGETLGLVGESGCGKSVTASAIMRLVPQPPGRISGGQILFDDVDLLKLTEKQMRGIRGNRISMIFQEPMSSLNPVYTVGDQVAEVIELHQKLKRREAMEKVVEVFGQVGIPDPGTRVKDHPHKMSGGMRQRVMIAMALACNPRLMIADEPTTALDVTIQAQILVLMNDLKEKTGASILFITHDLSVIAEMAQRVAVMYAGKMMEYAAVTDLFDNPKHPYTVGLMTSVPALSKGKERLTTIPGVVPSLFNIPEGCPYYDRCPEVRPDCEQKLPAMIEVDPGHFVRCWNYNN
- a CDS encoding DNA polymerase III subunit alpha — encoded protein: MTDFVPLHVHSSFSPAWGLHHPEKLCLAARKMGISRMALTDRNGLYGIPHFIQCAREAGIEPVIGTETVTEKHRAVLLVRDQTGYENLCRLLSDLHCREDFDLPSSIARHRDGLCVLTDDARVLRFLKKISPEDLFVELSPGHQMHRALALARDTGLPPVATTRALLLKLEDHALHQVLRAIHLNTRLSRLAPADTAGERDLLLTPERVANHFPHCPEAVENTILVSDHCRTDWNYSGFVFPSFDGMGNAEAYETLRQRALAGAVWRYGRITSKLQQRFDKELFLIRDKGFAHYFLVVEELAKRSEHTCGRGSAAASLVAYCLGITHVDPMKHNLFFERFLNEGRLDPPDIDVDFPWDERDEILDYAFARYGSRRTAMVANQVSFRARGAVREVAKVFGIPAADIKAFTHRLSGFGRAVKTGDRVHNHPLFSGEKLDERWQEIINIASKLDGQLRHLSLHCGGLIVVPDEIRRYVPVQVSAKGLPVIQWEKDQTENAGLVKIDILGNRSLAVIRDAITAVKSNTGTEIDYARFRPLEDDNTRILIRKGRTMGCFYIESPATRQLLARMWGSDPHPRTVECDLFEHLVMASSIIRPAANNFIREFVARMRGKPWQSLHPLLDDVLAETYGIAIYQEQITQMAMVLAGFSAFEGDQLRKIVTKKNRSKKLEDLKTLFMDGCAKHNISKETSSLCWEQIQSFSGYSFCKPHSASYALVSCKAAWLKANYPAEFMAAVISNQGGFYSAFAYLTEARRMGIRTLPPDINESRRHYTGQGQEIRIGYMQIQGLSGRCCEALLHERNKNGAYSSFADFLNRTRLDQSDVRLIIRAGCFDSIEGLARRPALQWELLAAHRQRETGGTLSLFNDGPVNLPETLPYDEKTVLNQEIDTLGMLASRHPLTLYREVLSRVNTVSADEIGTHVGKTVTMAGWWITGKPVSTRHGEPMEFVTFEDTTATFETTFFPRAYARFCRKLTRHRPYLLRGKVEEEFGVATLNVQWVGDIDSAEGAGRKKPPD
- a CDS encoding ABC transporter permease, which gives rise to MIKLLNRWTDSETRHPFFDQLEKLLKNKTGVAGLVIISVFVFLALFAPLISPHSPVENALYDQLIPPMWEDGGSGKNILGTDDLGRDMLSRLIFGARVSLIVGLVSVGIALILGTLFGAIAGYFGGWLDNVIMRIMDIILAFPGILLAIVIVAYLGPGLRNAMIAIGVISIPRFARIVRASVLEENEKDYVLAARAVGARNRRILFNTVLPNCMAPIIVQASLGFGSAILDAAGLSFLGLGAQPPIPEWGAMIAMGRSMILRAWWVMTFPGIAILFGVLGFNLLGDGLRDALDPRLRD
- the lexA gene encoding transcriptional repressor LexA is translated as MTPLTPKQKKFLDFVIEHTEREGYSPSQTEIARALGFKSLGTVQNYLTRLEREGFIEKDWNARRSIRVLLPEGYGFQLPLAGIVSAGSPIEAIETSDTIPVPPTMADEGNFVLRVEGNSMVEDGILNGDYVVVRKQSYAERGQTVVALIDNEATVKRFYKKIDRIELHPANAAMKPIIVEKTAEFSILGVVVGVIRYLK